The genome window GGAGGTCTTGTTGAAGAGAAAGGCCGCGGCCCCCGGTTGAGCTCGACACCTACCTGGGCCTCGACCGACTCTTCCGCCGCAGTTCCTCGCGGAACGCCTTGGACGCGCGTTCCGTCGCCACGGTGATGGTCACGGGTGGGAGGCCTCGCGCGTGCTTCCGCAAGAACGCCTCGGTCCTCCGGCGGTCCCGCTTCCAGCATTCCCGGAGCCAGGTCCCCACGGCCCGCTGCACCCAGAACTCCTCGTCGTACAGGAGGCGTTCCAGGAGGCGGAAGGGCTTGTCCAGCTCGCCCCCGCGGACGAATTCGTTCAGTGCGTAGGTGGACGCGCGGCGGCGCCAGAAGTTCTTCGCCTTGGTCCACCGCAGGAGTTCGGCGAACCGCTTGGGCGTCGATCGGGCCATGGAGCTGATGGGTCCGGAGGCGAGGCCGTCGCTCAGCGCCCACCCCGTGGCCTC of Thermoplasmata archaeon contains these proteins:
- a CDS encoding DNA alkylation repair protein, translated to MPLDVWAERERLLGAMRGVARPGTWEKLQAYLGSPVPVLGLSTPQLRALQAQFRKDHPTLTVREVNLLAGALWSGHTFEEKALAIGLLDRHRDVLDERSWLLADSWVDEATGWALSDGLASGPISSMARSTPKRFAELLRWTKAKNFWRRRASTYALNEFVRGGELDKPFRLLERLLYDEEFWVQRAVGTWLRECWKRDRRRTEAFLRKHARGLPPVTITVATERASKAFREELRRKSRSRPR